A window of Hippoglossus stenolepis isolate QCI-W04-F060 chromosome 16, HSTE1.2, whole genome shotgun sequence contains these coding sequences:
- the nmt1a gene encoding glycylpeptide N-tetradecanoyltransferase 1 encodes MKMADENETAPMPEGEDVEDHGHCSDCENEEHHSDDGDRGLADDTGAKKKKKKQKKKKKSGPTEAAQDTLSKVNSLPADKLQEIQKAIELFSVGHGPAKTMEEATRRSYQFWDTQPVPKLGETVTSHGSIEPDKDHIREEPYSLPQGFSWDTLDLGSTAVLKELYTLLNENYVEDDDNMFRFDYSPEFLLWALRPPGWLPQWHCGVRVNSNQKLVGFISAIPANIRIYDIEKKMVEINFLCVHKKLRAKRVAPVLIREITRRVNLQGIFQAVYTAGVVLPKPVGTCRYWHRSLNPRKLIEVKFSHLSRNMTMQRTMKLYRLSDAPKTSGLRPMTKKDVPVVHRLLREYLSQFSLVPVMSPDEVEHWLLPQENIIDTYLVENGGKVTDFLSFYTLPSTIMNHPVHRSLKAAYSFYNVHTTTPLLDLMSDALVLAKSKGFDVFNALDLMENKTFLEKLKFGIGDGNLQYYLYNWKCPSMGSEKVGLVLQ; translated from the exons ATGAAGATGGCGGATGAGAATGAGACAGCACCGATGCCGGAGGGAGAAGACGTAGAGGACCACGGACACTGCAGCGACTGTGAAAATGAGGAGCACCACTCTGACGACGG TGACAGGGGTCTGGCTGACGACACTGGtgccaagaagaagaaaaagaagcagaaaaagaagaagaaatctggTCCCACAGAAGCAGCTCAGGACACCCTCTCTAAG GTGAATTCATTGCCAGCCGATAAGCTACAAGAGATTCAAAAGGCCATTGAACTGTTCTCTGTAGGCCACGGCCCTGCCAAAACCATGGAGGAGGCAACTCGGAGGAGTTACCAGTTCTGGGATACGCAACCTGTGCCCAAGCTAG GGGAGACGGTGACGTCGCACGGTTCCATTGAACCCGACAAAGACCACATTCGAGAGGAGCCCTACAGCCTCCCACAGGGCTTCAGCTGGGACACCCTCGACTTGGGGAGCACTGCTGTG CTCAAGGAGCTTTACACCCTTCTCAATGAGAACTATGTGGAAGACGATGACAACATGTTCAGATTTGACTACTCCCCCGAGTTCCTGCTCTG GGCCCTGCGCCCCCCCGGCTGGTTGCCCCAGTGGCATTGTGGAGTGAGGGTTAACTCTAACCAGAAGCTGGTGGGCTTTATCAGTGCCATACCTGCCAATATCCGCATCTATGACAT agaaaagaaaatggttgAGATCAATTTCCTCTGTGTCCATAAGAAGCTTCGCGCCAAACGAGTTGCTCCGGTTCTAATCAGAGAGATCACCAGACGGGTCAACCTGCAGGGCATCTTTCAGGCAGTGTACACTGCTGGAGTGGTACTGCCCAAACCTGTGGGCACATGCAG GTACTGGCATCGTTCTTTGAACCCCCGCAAGCTAATCGAGGTGAAGTTCTCCCACCTGAGCAGGAACATGACTATGCAGCGCACCATGAAGTTGTACCGCCTGTCTGAC GCCCCGAAGACTTCGGGTCTGCGGCCAATGACCAAGAAGGATGTGCCAGTGGTGCATCGTCTCCTCCGTGAGTACCTGAGCCAGTTCAGCCTGGTGCCCGTTATGAGCCCGGACGAGGTGGAACACTGGCTTCTGCCCCAGGAGAACATAATCGACACTtacttggtggag AACGGTGGCAAAGTGACCGATTTCCTGAGTTTCTACACGCTGCCCTCTACCATCATGAACCACCCTGTGCACCGCAGTCTAAAAGCGGCGTACTCCTTCTACAACGTGCACACCACCACCCCACTGCTTGACCTGATGTCGGATGCCCTCGTCCTGGCCAAATCG AAAGGGTTCGATGTCTTCAATGCACTGGATCTAATGGAAAACAAGACTTTTCTGGAGAAGCTAAAGTTCGGCATCGGTGATGGGAATCTACAGTATTATCTGTACAATTGGAAGTGTCCAAGCATGGGGTCAGAAAAG gtcGGGTTGGTGCTGCAGTGA